A stretch of Lathyrus oleraceus cultivar Zhongwan6 chromosome 6, CAAS_Psat_ZW6_1.0, whole genome shotgun sequence DNA encodes these proteins:
- the LOC127097831 gene encoding rho-N domain-containing protein 1, chloroplastic produces MSQTVNLVVANNVGGGMPEGKCFPCSRVYGRTTAVYSCPIIGRHRICSHVKIGGLKSGSLAASIVCEARRDPYFSRQNNRNEPSRGRNGNNDGRVLFENFEEDMLSSKNGPLESLSSGKFQAASAPGAREKEIVELFKKVQAQLRERASLVKEEKKIEVPHRHVKENSAVDSLLNVLKRHSVQPVKKSSGEDGGEDRNSDQLQESNQYNGVQSTNSFDSNNSPKDESRDANVAAVARPRSVFQRKSPVPRVKYQPVSHYEDETNVEPIVSEDNVNNRHQIDLKPEDEPEPEPEPKSEIDLDTKDELFFPELSEDDSHDAEQTYNDESVEEQLDVQTEDLSALKLSELRALAKSRGLKGYSKLKKVDLIELITES; encoded by the exons ATGTCGCAAACAGTGAATCTCGTCGTCGCCAACAACGTTG GTGGTGGAATGCCAGAAGGCAAGTGTTTCCCGTGTTCACGTGTTTATGGAAGAACAACTGCTGTGTATTCATGCCCTATTATAGGTCGTCATAGAATTTGTTCCCATGTCAAAATCGGAGGACTAAAGTCTGGTTCTTTGGCTGCATCTATTGTTTGTGAAGCAAGGAGGGACCCGTATTTCTCAAGACAAAACAACAGGAACGAGCCATCCAGAGGAAGAAACGGGAACAATGATGGAAGAGTTCTCTTTGAGAATTTTGAAGAAGATATGTTATCCTCAAAAAATGGACCGTTGGAATCACTTTCTTCAGGAAAATTCCAGGCCGCTTCAGCCCCTGGCGCCAGAGAGAAAGAGATTGTTGAGTTATTTAAGAAGGTTCAGGCTCAGCTACGTGAGAGAGCTTCCTTGGttaaagaagaaaagaaaattgaagTACCCCACAGACATGTTAAAGAGAATTCTGCTGTAGATTCCCTTCTTAACGTCCTGAAGAGACACTCGGTTCAGCCAGTAAAGAAAAGCAGCGGAGAAGACGGCGGAGAAGATCGTAACTCTGACCAGTTGCAAGAAAGTAATCAATACAATGGAGTACAGAGCACTAATTCTTTTGATTCAAACAATTCTCCAAAGGATGAGTCTCGAGATGCCAATGTTGCTGCTGTGGCAAGGCCTCGGTCAGTTTTCCAAAGAAAGTCTCCTGTTCCACGCGTAAAGTATCAGCCTGTCTCCCATTATGAGGATGAGACTAATGTAGAGCCAATAGTTAGTGAAGATAATGTCAACAATCGACATCAAATAGATTTGAAACCGGAGGACGAGCCAGAGCCCGAACCAGAACCTAAGTCTGAAATTGATCTTGATACAAAGGATGAGCTGTTCTTCCCAGAACTGTCGGAGGATGATTCTCATGATGCTGAACAAACCTATAACGATGAGAGCGTGGAGGAGCAACTAGATGTTCAAACTGAGGATTTAAGTGCATTGAAGTTGTCTGAATTGAGAGCACTCGCAAAATCTCGTGGCCTAAAAGGGTACTCAAAATTGAAGAAGGTCGATCTCATAGAGCTAATAACTGAGAGCTGA